The following proteins are co-located in the Roseiconus lacunae genome:
- a CDS encoding tetratricopeptide repeat protein, producing MGKIIKGQLILLLLSLLAGHAVAQSDQIYSTSGARLEGNVVGVSPVAVEIDVRGSKRSVSVNEISRVTFAEDPPGLQAGRARAIAGKHKAALVDLQMVNPAEIERELVRQDLIFYLAFVRAKLALTTGGDKREAAAAMLAFVRAAPRSQHFFSAAELLGDLSLAQGDYSQAVKYYGAVSNKAPWPSYSLRAKLSEARATIAEGNYQRAQQIYDAVLADKSNSVEAKRQKLFAQIGKSRCVAETGSVEEAIAEIENIIDQNDSSDAELFGRAYNALGECYRKAGKPKEALMAYLHIEILFYADSDIHAEALHNLVELWDELKNPDRSVAAKNLLNERYAGSVWANQ from the coding sequence ATGGGTAAGATAATCAAAGGTCAATTGATCCTGCTGCTGCTATCTCTGTTGGCCGGTCACGCCGTGGCTCAATCCGATCAGATCTATTCGACCAGCGGGGCACGATTGGAAGGGAACGTTGTCGGCGTCTCACCGGTTGCGGTGGAGATTGATGTTCGGGGATCGAAACGATCCGTAAGTGTCAATGAGATCAGCCGTGTCACGTTCGCCGAAGATCCACCCGGTCTGCAAGCAGGTCGAGCACGGGCGATCGCCGGTAAACACAAGGCGGCGTTGGTGGATCTGCAAATGGTCAACCCAGCGGAGATCGAACGTGAACTCGTTCGTCAAGATTTGATTTTTTATCTCGCGTTTGTTCGTGCAAAACTAGCGCTCACCACTGGGGGAGACAAGCGGGAAGCAGCCGCGGCGATGTTGGCATTTGTTCGGGCCGCACCACGCAGTCAACACTTTTTTTCGGCCGCAGAGCTGTTGGGGGATCTCTCGCTCGCGCAAGGTGATTATTCGCAAGCGGTGAAGTATTACGGAGCGGTCTCCAACAAGGCGCCTTGGCCATCCTATTCGTTGCGTGCAAAGCTGTCTGAAGCACGTGCCACGATTGCCGAAGGCAACTATCAACGCGCCCAACAGATTTATGATGCGGTACTCGCTGACAAATCGAATAGCGTTGAAGCCAAGCGGCAAAAGCTATTTGCCCAAATCGGTAAATCTCGGTGTGTCGCGGAGACTGGATCGGTTGAAGAAGCGATCGCCGAAATCGAAAACATCATTGACCAGAATGATTCTTCTGACGCCGAATTGTTCGGCCGAGCTTACAACGCGTTAGGGGAGTGCTACCGAAAAGCCGGTAAACCCAAGGAAGCACTGATGGCCTATCTGCACATCGAGATCTTGTTTTACGCGGATTCGGATATCCATGCGGAAGCTTTGCACAACCTTGTTGAACTATGGGACGAATTGAAGAATCCCGATCGTTCGGTTGCCGCGAAGAACTTGCTTAATGAACGCTACGCCGGCAGTGTATGGGCCAACCAGTGA